Below is a window of Geomonas oryzisoli DNA.
GCCGAGCGTTTCAACAGGAAACGGGCCTTGCCGAAGTTGCCGTCGGCGGGGAGCACCAGTGCGGCGAAGAAATCTTCGCTGATGCCGCGCACGATGATGCAGCATTTCTCGGTGATGATGGAAACCTCTTCCAGCTCGCCGGTCTTCAACACGCCGACCGTCCTCTTGATCTCCTTCAGTACCGAGGCGTACTCGATGGTCATGGTCTGCACGTCCACCCCGGTACCCTCGCGCAGGTACTCGTCGATGGCGATGCCGTCGTATCCCATGATGACCCCGCCCAGCCCGCCGCTCTCCCCGACTATCTCCTTGAGAATCCCCTTAAACCCCATCTTTTCTTCTCCTTATGTTTTCCAGCCAGCGTTGCAGCGAGCTCTCCAGGTCTTCATCGGCCGGCGCCTCATCCTGCAGCTGTGGCTGCTCCAGCGGTGCTGTTTCCAGCTGAGCCGGCGAGTCCATGCCGGCAAAAGCAGCGGGGGCGGTCGCTTCCTCCACGGTGATGGGCACCTCAATGGCAGCGGGGCCGTCATGGGCGTCGAAAGCGACTGGTGCCGACACCGCCGGTGCCGCCGATACAGCAGAGGCCGCCGGTGCGGCCGCTACAGCAGGTTCCGCCGGTGCGACCGGTGCTGCGGGAGCGGCCGACACAACCGGCGCAGCGGGAACTACGGGGGGGGCGGCAACGGTCTGCTGCGCCGAGGCCGCCTGTTGCAGTTGCTGCTGTTCCACCAGTTCTTCGCAACGAAGCCGGTACTGCTGGTTGTCAGGGTGCGCCGCAATGAGCTCGCGGTAAATGCCCATCGCCTTTTCCAGGAACCCCTGCGAAACGTAAAGCTCAGCCAGCGTCGCCGTGGTCAGCGGGTCCGGCACGGCGCCACGCGGTTGGGACGCATCAGAAGCGGGCGTTTCGGAAACCTCTTCCAGATCCTCGATGGCCCAGATGTCTTCCGCAGCATCGGCAGAGGGGGGGACGGCAACCGCGGCAGCTGCGGCCGGCGGTTGTGAAGGCGACGCGGCGACCTCGGCCGCCGGTTCCTCGACGAACTCTTCCAGCTCCTCGATTATCTCGAGTTCTTCGAGCACTTCCTCCTCGGGTTCCGATGCCTGGGACGAGGCCGGTGCCGAGGCTATCGAACTGAGGAGCATGCTGCTCTCCATGTCTTCCGGGTCTCGCGTCAGCAGCTGCCCCAGCACCTGGCGCGCCAGAGCAACCTCTCCGAGCTCGACGTAGAGCTGGCTCAGCACTTTCATGGCCTGGATGTGGTCGGGCTTCAACTCGATCGCCGTTTCCAGGGCCTGACGCGCCTCCTGCGCCATCCCCTTCGCGTAACAGGCGTTGCCCAGCGCAACGAATCCCAACGCGTATTCCGGGTGCGCCGCACAACCTTTCTGCGCCACGGACACGGCATCGTCCA
It encodes the following:
- a CDS encoding tetratricopeptide repeat protein, which codes for MVEDALSFWTEIQRYEDMLAADAKSLCFAPLSDLYRKLGLLDDAVSVAQKGCAAHPEYALGFVALGNACYAKGMAQEARQALETAIELKPDHIQAMKVLSQLYVELGEVALARQVLGQLLTRDPEDMESSMLLSSIASAPASSQASEPEEEVLEELEIIEELEEFVEEPAAEVAASPSQPPAAAAAVAVPPSADAAEDIWAIEDLEEVSETPASDASQPRGAVPDPLTTATLAELYVSQGFLEKAMGIYRELIAAHPDNQQYRLRCEELVEQQQLQQAASAQQTVAAPPVVPAAPVVSAAPAAPVAPAEPAVAAAPAASAVSAAPAVSAPVAFDAHDGPAAIEVPITVEEATAPAAFAGMDSPAQLETAPLEQPQLQDEAPADEDLESSLQRWLENIRRRKDGV
- a CDS encoding roadblock/LC7 domain-containing protein, with the protein product MGFKGILKEIVGESGGLGGVIMGYDGIAIDEYLREGTGVDVQTMTIEYASVLKEIKRTVGVLKTGELEEVSIITEKCCIIVRGISEDFFAALVLPADGNFGKARFLLKRSASGFRESLQ